One Aquarana catesbeiana isolate 2022-GZ linkage group LG06, ASM4218655v1, whole genome shotgun sequence genomic region harbors:
- the NR4A2 gene encoding nuclear receptor subfamily 4 group A member 2 isoform X1, whose protein sequence is MPCVQAQYGSSPQGASPASQSYNYHSSGEYSSDFLTPEFVKFSMDLTNTEITATTSLPSFSTFMDNYNSSYDVKPPCLYQMPVPGQQSSIKVEDIQMHGYQQHSHLAPQSEEMMAHSGSVYYKPSSPPTSNTPGFPVQHSSMWDDPGSLHSFHQNYVATSHMIDQRKGPVSRLSLFSFKQSPPGTPVSSCQMRFDGHHISMNAETSGVHHVVDGQTFAVPNPIRKQAAMGFPGLQLGHASQLIDSQLPSPPSRGSPSNEGLCAVCGDNAACQHYGVRTCEGCKGFFKRTVQKNAKYVCLANKNCPVDKRRRNRCQYCRFQKCLVVGMVKEVVRTDSLKGRRGRLPSKPKSPQEPSPPSPPVSLISALVRAHVDSNPAVSSLDYSRFHANPDFQINGDDTQHIQQFYDLLTGSMEIIRGWAEKIPGFSELHKQDQDLLFESAFLELFVLRLAYRSNPAEGKLIFCNGAVLHRLQCVRGFGEWIDAIVEFSSNLQSMNIDISAFSCIAALAMVTERHGLKEPKRVEELQNKIINCLKDHVTFNNGGLNRPNYLSKLLGKLPELRTLCTQGLQRIFYLKLEDLVPPPAIIDKLFLDTLPF, encoded by the exons ATGCCCTGTGTTCAGGCTCAGTATGGGTCGTCGCCACAAGGAGCCAGCCCAGCTTCCCAGAGCTACAattaccactcatcaggagaataCAGCTCCGATTTCTTAACGCCAGAGTTTGTCAAGTTTAGCATGGACCTGACCAACACTGAAATCACTGCCACCACTTCTCTCCCCAGCTTTAGTACCTTTATGGATAACTACAACTCCAGCTACGACGTCAAGCCACCTTGCTTGTACCAAATGCCAGTGCCTGGGCAACAGTCCTCCATAAAAGTGGAAGATATTCAGATGCACGGCTACCAACAGCACAGCCACCTGGCACCTCAATCAGAGGAGATGATGGCACATTCAGGCTCAGTCTACTACAAGCCTTCTTCACCCCCAACCTCCAACACCCCAGGCTTCCCAGTCCAGCACAGTTCAATGTGGGATGATCCTGGTAGCCTCCACAGCTTCCACCAGAACTATGTGGCCACCAGCCACATGATAGACCAAAGGAAAGGTCCTGTGTCCAGACTGTCCTTATTCTCTTTCAAGCAGTCCCCTCCTGGGACCCCCGTGTCTAGCTGTCAAATGAGGTTTGATGGCCACCACATCTCCATGAACGCTGAGACCTCCGGTGTCCACCATGTGGTGGATGGACAGACTTTTGCAGTCCCCAACCCCATCAGGAAACAGGCGGCCATGGGCTTCCCTGGACTTCAACTTGGCCATGCCTCTCAGCTCATAGATAGCCAGCTCCCTTCACCCCCTTCCAGAGGGTCCCCATCTAACGAGGGGCTCTGTGCTGTGTGTGGAGACAATGCTGCTTGCCAACACTATGGAGTTCGCACGTGTGAAGGGTGCAAAGGGTTCTTCAAG CGCACTGTCCAGAAAAATGCCAAATATGTTTGTTTAGCCAATAAAAACTGCCCGGTGGACAAAAGGCGGAGGAATAGATGTCAGTACTGCCGCTTCCAGAAGTGCCTAGTTGTTGGCATGGTCAAAGAAG TGGTCCGCACAGACAGTTTGAAAGGTCGGAGGGGTCGCTTGCCATCCAAGCCCAAGAGCCCTCAGGAGCCGTCTCCCCCGAGCCCCCCGGTGAGTTTGATCAGTGCCCTAGTGAGAGCCCACGTCGATTCCAATCCGGCAGTCAGCAGCCTGGACTATTCCAGG tttcaCGCTAATCCGGACTTCCAAATAAATGGAGATGACACTCAACATATACAGCAGTTTTATGATTTGCTGACCGGTTCTATGGAGATCATCAGAGGTTGGGCCGAGAAAATCCCAGGCTTCTCTGAGCTCCACAAACAGGACCAGGACCTTCTCTTTGAGTCGGCTTTCCTGGAACTCTTCGTCCTGCGGTTAGCATACAG ATCTAACCCAGCTGAGGGCAAACTCATCTTCTGTAATGGGGCAGTGCTGCACAGGTTACAGTGCGTCCGGGGCTTTGGCGAATGGATTGACGCCATTGTTGAATTTTCCTCCAATTTACAGAGCATGAACATTGACATTTCAGCCTTTTCCTGCATTGCTGCTTTGGCCATGGTCACAG AGAGACACGGGCTCAAGGAACCCAAGAGGGTGGAGGAACTCCAGAACAAAATCATCAACTGCCTCAAGGACCATGTGACTTTTAACAATGGGGGCTTGAACCGGCCCAACTACCTTTCCAAACTTTTGGGGAAATTGCCTGAGCTTCGCACACTTTGCACACAGGGTCTCCAACGCATTTTCTACCTAAAACTGGAGGACTTGGTACCACCCCCGGCCATCATTGACAAACTCTTCTTGGACACActacctttttaa
- the NR4A2 gene encoding nuclear receptor subfamily 4 group A member 2 isoform X2 translates to MPCVQAQYGSSPQGASPASQSYNYHSSGEYSSDFLTPEFVKFSMDLTNTEITATTSLPSFSTFMDNYNSSYDVKPPCLYQMPVPGQQSSIKVEDIQMHGYQQHSHLAPQSEEMMAHSGSVYYKPSSPPTSNTPGFPVQHSSMWDDPGSLHSFHQNYVATSHMIDQRKGPVSRLSLFSFKQSPPGTPVSSCQMRFDGHHISMNAETSGVHHVVDGQTFAVPNPIRKQAAMGFPGLQLGHASQLIDSQLPSPPSRGSPSNEGLCAVCGDNAACQHYGVRTCEGCKGFFKRTVQKNAKYVCLANKNCPVDKRRRNRCQYCRFQKCLVVGMVKEVVRTDSLKGRRGRLPSKPKSPQEPSPPSPPFHANPDFQINGDDTQHIQQFYDLLTGSMEIIRGWAEKIPGFSELHKQDQDLLFESAFLELFVLRLAYRSNPAEGKLIFCNGAVLHRLQCVRGFGEWIDAIVEFSSNLQSMNIDISAFSCIAALAMVTERHGLKEPKRVEELQNKIINCLKDHVTFNNGGLNRPNYLSKLLGKLPELRTLCTQGLQRIFYLKLEDLVPPPAIIDKLFLDTLPF, encoded by the exons ATGCCCTGTGTTCAGGCTCAGTATGGGTCGTCGCCACAAGGAGCCAGCCCAGCTTCCCAGAGCTACAattaccactcatcaggagaataCAGCTCCGATTTCTTAACGCCAGAGTTTGTCAAGTTTAGCATGGACCTGACCAACACTGAAATCACTGCCACCACTTCTCTCCCCAGCTTTAGTACCTTTATGGATAACTACAACTCCAGCTACGACGTCAAGCCACCTTGCTTGTACCAAATGCCAGTGCCTGGGCAACAGTCCTCCATAAAAGTGGAAGATATTCAGATGCACGGCTACCAACAGCACAGCCACCTGGCACCTCAATCAGAGGAGATGATGGCACATTCAGGCTCAGTCTACTACAAGCCTTCTTCACCCCCAACCTCCAACACCCCAGGCTTCCCAGTCCAGCACAGTTCAATGTGGGATGATCCTGGTAGCCTCCACAGCTTCCACCAGAACTATGTGGCCACCAGCCACATGATAGACCAAAGGAAAGGTCCTGTGTCCAGACTGTCCTTATTCTCTTTCAAGCAGTCCCCTCCTGGGACCCCCGTGTCTAGCTGTCAAATGAGGTTTGATGGCCACCACATCTCCATGAACGCTGAGACCTCCGGTGTCCACCATGTGGTGGATGGACAGACTTTTGCAGTCCCCAACCCCATCAGGAAACAGGCGGCCATGGGCTTCCCTGGACTTCAACTTGGCCATGCCTCTCAGCTCATAGATAGCCAGCTCCCTTCACCCCCTTCCAGAGGGTCCCCATCTAACGAGGGGCTCTGTGCTGTGTGTGGAGACAATGCTGCTTGCCAACACTATGGAGTTCGCACGTGTGAAGGGTGCAAAGGGTTCTTCAAG CGCACTGTCCAGAAAAATGCCAAATATGTTTGTTTAGCCAATAAAAACTGCCCGGTGGACAAAAGGCGGAGGAATAGATGTCAGTACTGCCGCTTCCAGAAGTGCCTAGTTGTTGGCATGGTCAAAGAAG TGGTCCGCACAGACAGTTTGAAAGGTCGGAGGGGTCGCTTGCCATCCAAGCCCAAGAGCCCTCAGGAGCCGTCTCCCCCGAGCCCCCCG tttcaCGCTAATCCGGACTTCCAAATAAATGGAGATGACACTCAACATATACAGCAGTTTTATGATTTGCTGACCGGTTCTATGGAGATCATCAGAGGTTGGGCCGAGAAAATCCCAGGCTTCTCTGAGCTCCACAAACAGGACCAGGACCTTCTCTTTGAGTCGGCTTTCCTGGAACTCTTCGTCCTGCGGTTAGCATACAG ATCTAACCCAGCTGAGGGCAAACTCATCTTCTGTAATGGGGCAGTGCTGCACAGGTTACAGTGCGTCCGGGGCTTTGGCGAATGGATTGACGCCATTGTTGAATTTTCCTCCAATTTACAGAGCATGAACATTGACATTTCAGCCTTTTCCTGCATTGCTGCTTTGGCCATGGTCACAG AGAGACACGGGCTCAAGGAACCCAAGAGGGTGGAGGAACTCCAGAACAAAATCATCAACTGCCTCAAGGACCATGTGACTTTTAACAATGGGGGCTTGAACCGGCCCAACTACCTTTCCAAACTTTTGGGGAAATTGCCTGAGCTTCGCACACTTTGCACACAGGGTCTCCAACGCATTTTCTACCTAAAACTGGAGGACTTGGTACCACCCCCGGCCATCATTGACAAACTCTTCTTGGACACActacctttttaa
- the NR4A2 gene encoding nuclear receptor subfamily 4 group A member 2 isoform X3, whose protein sequence is MDNYNSSYDVKPPCLYQMPVPGQQSSIKVEDIQMHGYQQHSHLAPQSEEMMAHSGSVYYKPSSPPTSNTPGFPVQHSSMWDDPGSLHSFHQNYVATSHMIDQRKGPVSRLSLFSFKQSPPGTPVSSCQMRFDGHHISMNAETSGVHHVVDGQTFAVPNPIRKQAAMGFPGLQLGHASQLIDSQLPSPPSRGSPSNEGLCAVCGDNAACQHYGVRTCEGCKGFFKRTVQKNAKYVCLANKNCPVDKRRRNRCQYCRFQKCLVVGMVKEVVRTDSLKGRRGRLPSKPKSPQEPSPPSPPVSLISALVRAHVDSNPAVSSLDYSRFHANPDFQINGDDTQHIQQFYDLLTGSMEIIRGWAEKIPGFSELHKQDQDLLFESAFLELFVLRLAYRSNPAEGKLIFCNGAVLHRLQCVRGFGEWIDAIVEFSSNLQSMNIDISAFSCIAALAMVTERHGLKEPKRVEELQNKIINCLKDHVTFNNGGLNRPNYLSKLLGKLPELRTLCTQGLQRIFYLKLEDLVPPPAIIDKLFLDTLPF, encoded by the exons ATGGATAACTACAACTCCAGCTACGACGTCAAGCCACCTTGCTTGTACCAAATGCCAGTGCCTGGGCAACAGTCCTCCATAAAAGTGGAAGATATTCAGATGCACGGCTACCAACAGCACAGCCACCTGGCACCTCAATCAGAGGAGATGATGGCACATTCAGGCTCAGTCTACTACAAGCCTTCTTCACCCCCAACCTCCAACACCCCAGGCTTCCCAGTCCAGCACAGTTCAATGTGGGATGATCCTGGTAGCCTCCACAGCTTCCACCAGAACTATGTGGCCACCAGCCACATGATAGACCAAAGGAAAGGTCCTGTGTCCAGACTGTCCTTATTCTCTTTCAAGCAGTCCCCTCCTGGGACCCCCGTGTCTAGCTGTCAAATGAGGTTTGATGGCCACCACATCTCCATGAACGCTGAGACCTCCGGTGTCCACCATGTGGTGGATGGACAGACTTTTGCAGTCCCCAACCCCATCAGGAAACAGGCGGCCATGGGCTTCCCTGGACTTCAACTTGGCCATGCCTCTCAGCTCATAGATAGCCAGCTCCCTTCACCCCCTTCCAGAGGGTCCCCATCTAACGAGGGGCTCTGTGCTGTGTGTGGAGACAATGCTGCTTGCCAACACTATGGAGTTCGCACGTGTGAAGGGTGCAAAGGGTTCTTCAAG CGCACTGTCCAGAAAAATGCCAAATATGTTTGTTTAGCCAATAAAAACTGCCCGGTGGACAAAAGGCGGAGGAATAGATGTCAGTACTGCCGCTTCCAGAAGTGCCTAGTTGTTGGCATGGTCAAAGAAG TGGTCCGCACAGACAGTTTGAAAGGTCGGAGGGGTCGCTTGCCATCCAAGCCCAAGAGCCCTCAGGAGCCGTCTCCCCCGAGCCCCCCGGTGAGTTTGATCAGTGCCCTAGTGAGAGCCCACGTCGATTCCAATCCGGCAGTCAGCAGCCTGGACTATTCCAGG tttcaCGCTAATCCGGACTTCCAAATAAATGGAGATGACACTCAACATATACAGCAGTTTTATGATTTGCTGACCGGTTCTATGGAGATCATCAGAGGTTGGGCCGAGAAAATCCCAGGCTTCTCTGAGCTCCACAAACAGGACCAGGACCTTCTCTTTGAGTCGGCTTTCCTGGAACTCTTCGTCCTGCGGTTAGCATACAG ATCTAACCCAGCTGAGGGCAAACTCATCTTCTGTAATGGGGCAGTGCTGCACAGGTTACAGTGCGTCCGGGGCTTTGGCGAATGGATTGACGCCATTGTTGAATTTTCCTCCAATTTACAGAGCATGAACATTGACATTTCAGCCTTTTCCTGCATTGCTGCTTTGGCCATGGTCACAG AGAGACACGGGCTCAAGGAACCCAAGAGGGTGGAGGAACTCCAGAACAAAATCATCAACTGCCTCAAGGACCATGTGACTTTTAACAATGGGGGCTTGAACCGGCCCAACTACCTTTCCAAACTTTTGGGGAAATTGCCTGAGCTTCGCACACTTTGCACACAGGGTCTCCAACGCATTTTCTACCTAAAACTGGAGGACTTGGTACCACCCCCGGCCATCATTGACAAACTCTTCTTGGACACActacctttttaa